The DNA sequence GGCGAGGCCCTGCTCGTGAACCGGCTCGTCCATCAGGTCGTGCATCGGGTCGCTCCTGGGGGAAGGGCCGGGCGGGGCGGCGCGCGCCCGCGCACGGCGGATGGGCGGGGGTCGGTAGCGGTGGGCGATCGTCCGTGCACATCCTGAGTGGGCGCTCCGAAACCGGTCAATAGGGGTTTCCACCTATTGCAAGACCGCACGTCACGCCGCCGATCCGGCCGCCGGTGCCGTGCCGTGTCCCGGGCGCGGTCACCCGGTGGTGGCGGTGAGGCGGCGGATCAGCGTGACCGCGGCGTCGATCACCGCGTCGGCCTCCTCCTCCGTGGCGCACACCGCGACCTCGCGCCCGGCCTCGACGATCGCGCCGGTGAGCACCGCGGTGGTGAGCCGGTCGAGCGGGGTGTCGCCGGCGCCGAGCAGCACGGAGTTCTGCCGCACCCATTCGCGCCCGCGGGTGCGGCGGACCAGCTCGAAGCCGGGCGGCGAGTCGCCGTCCGCGAACAGCCGGGTGAGGTCCCGCTGCGCCCAGGCCTCCCGGAGGAACGCGCGCGCCCCCGCGATGAACAGCTCGACCGGGTCGGACACCCCGGTACGGCGGGCCTCGGCGACGCCGGAGGCGGCGGCCTCCTCGCCGGCGCGCTGGTGCTCCTCCCACAGCGCGAGAAACAGCTCGGCCTTGCCGCCGAAGTGGTGGTAGAGGCTGCCCACGCTGCAGCCCGCCCGCTCGACCACGTCGGCGACCCCGGCCTCGGCGAAGCCGCGCTCGCAGAACACCTGGCGGGCCGCGTCCAGCATGCCGCGCCGCGTCTCGGCGGTGCGCTGCCACTCCCAGCCGCCGCCTCGCGCGGCCGACTTGCGGCTCTTCACGGTACCTCCTACATTTCTAGACACAGATTCTAGAAAAGGTTTCGGTCAGATGGACTTCTCGCTCAGCCCCGAAGAACGACAGATCCGCGACACGGTGCGGAGCTTCATCGAAAAGGAGATCATGCCCCTCGAGCCGGAGGTGCTGCGCAACGAGCGCGAGGGCCGGCCGTCGCTCGACCCCGAGGTCCTGCGCGACCTGCAGCAGCGGGCCAAGCGGTCGGGCCTGTGGGGCATCGACACCCCCGAGGAGTACGGCGGGGCCGACCTCGGCCCGCTGCTCGACGCGATCATCACGATGGAGCTGGGCCGTACCTTCGTGCCGTTCTCCTTCGGCGGCAGCGCCGACAACATCCTCTACGCGTGCAACGAGGAGCAGAAGAAGCGCTACCTCATCCCGGTGATCGAGGGTGAGCGGCAGTCCTGCTTCGCCCTGACCGAGCCCGGCGCCGGCTCGGACGCGCGGAACATCCGCACCCGCGCGGTGCGCGACGGCAAGGACTGGATCATCAACGGCGAGAAGACCTTCATCACCTTCGGCAGCAAGGCCGACTTCGCGATGGTCTTCGCCCAGGCCGAGGACTACGGCGTCACCTGCTTCCTCGTCGACCGGGACATGGGCTGGACCTCCGAGCCCATCCAGACGATGAGCGAGTGGTGGAACCCCGCGTCGCTGGTGTTCCAGGACGTCCGGGTGCCGGAGGAGAACATCCTCGGCGAGCTCGGCAAGGGCTTCGACCTCGCGATGAAGTGGATCGGCGCGGGCCGCTACCGCATCCCGGCCAAGGCGGTGGGCACGGCCGAGCGGCTGCTGCAGATGGCGATCGACTACGCCAAGGTGCGCGAGTCGATGGGCCGGCCGATCGCCGAGTACCAGGCGATCCAGTGGATGATCGCCGACTCCCAGGTGGAGATCGAGGCGGTCAAGTGGCAGACCCTGTACGCCGCCTGGCGGCTGCAGGAGGGCAAGGACCCGCGGCACGCCACCTCGATCGCGAAGCTCAACGGCGCGCAGATGGCGAACCGGGTCGTCGACCGGGTGCTGCAGATCCACGGCGGCATGGGCTACACCAAGGAGCTGCCGATCGAGCGCTGGTACCGCGAGCTGCGCGTGCTGCGCATCTTCGAGGGCACCGACGAGATCCAGCGCCGTACCATCGCCCGCAACCTGCTCAAGGGCTACGCCCGGCTCGGCGAGATCGGCGAGTGAGCCCGGCGCCCCGGCGGCGACCCCTGCCGCCGGGGCACGCCACGGGCCCGCGGCCCGTCACCCGCGGATCCGGGCCTCGCCGCGGTCGATCACCACGGTGCCGTCGTCCTTGGCGGTGCGGAACCACACCTGCTCGCCGTCCACCCACATCGACACGGTGAGCGCGTCGCCCGGGAACACCGGGGCGGAGAACCGGCCGGACATCGCGGCGAACCGGGCCGGGTCGGAGCCGGCGACGGTGTGCAGCAGGGCGCGCCCGGTGAAGCCGTAGGTGCACAGGCCGTGCAGGATCGGCCGGGGGAACCCGGCGCGCGCGGCGAACGCCGGATCGGAGTGCAGCGGGTTGCGGTCCCCGGACAGCCGGTAGATGAGCGCCTGCTCCGGCCGGGTGCGGTAGGTGACCACGTGGTCCGGCTTGCGCTCCGGCACCCGCCACTCCGAGCGCGGCCCGCGGTCCCCGCCGAAGCCGCCCTCGCCCCGGATGAACACCGAGCTGCGCGAGGTGATCATCGGCTCGCCGCTCTCCGGGTCCACCGCGAGGGACTCGCTCACCACGAGCGCGCCCGACCCCTTGTCGTAGATGCCGGTCACCTTCGAGGTGACCCGCACCGTCCCGGCCGGCGGCAGCGGCCGGTGCAGCTCGAACGCCTGCTCGGCGTGCACGAGCATCGCGGGGTCGAAGTCGCCGAGCCTGCCGGACCTGCCGCCCTGGGCGAGCAGCACCGCGAACGTGGGGAGCACCTGCTGCGGCACGCCCTCCGAGTTCTCGGTGGTGAAGGCGAGCTCGGCGGTCGGGTCGTCGAGACCGGCGCCCACCCCCACCGCGTAGAGCAGCGCGTCCGTGCTCGTCCAGCTCCGTTCCACCGGCTCGGACTCGACGCCGACCAGGTCGTGGTTGAGCGGCATTTCGCCCCTCCTGCACCTTAATGGGAGAAAAGAGAACAAGATACTAGAATCGGAATCTAGCAGCGCCGGTCGGGATGTCACCAGCCCGCGCACCGGCCCGCCCCGGCCGTCCCCGCCACCGTGAATCCGGCCACGTGGTCCCGGGGCCGTTTTTGAACGATTCACACCACAGGCCCGTAGCCTCCCGCGTGGGCCCGCCGTACGGCTTTCACGGCGCCCGGCCGATTTTGCCGCCGACGACCCGCGACCGGACAATAACGAAATGCCATTGCAGATGGTCCGTGGCGCGGCGGAACGGCACGAGGGGGTTGTCGTGGCCGAAGATGCGTTACGGGCCGGTGATCCGAGACGGCTGGGGGGCTACCGGATCGAGCGGCGGCTGGGGGAGGGCGGCCAGGGCGTCGTCTACCTGGGGGTCTCCGAGACCGGCCGGAAGGTGGCGATCAAGGTCGTCCGCCGTCCCCTCGTCTCCGGCGACGCCTCGGCGTTCCTCCGCGAGATCACCGCGGCCCGTCAGGTCGCCGAGTTCTGCACGGCCGCCGTCCTCGACACCGCGCTCGACCACGACCCGCCGTACATCGTCAGCAGTACGTCGACGGGCCGACGCTCCAGCAGGTGATCGCCGCCGAGGGCGTGCGCACCGGCGTCGCCCTGCAGCGCCTCGCCGTGGCCACGATCACCGCGCTCGCCGCGATCCACCGGGCGGGGTGGTGCACCGCGACTTCAAGCCGTCGAACGTGCTGCTCGCCCCGGACGGCCCGCGGGTGATCGACTTCGGCATCGCGCGGATCGTGGACATGACGACCACCACGGGCACCACGGCCGGGTCGCCGCCGTACATGGCGCCGGAGCACTTCACCGGCGCCCGGATCGGGCCCGAGGCGGACGTCTTCGCCTGGGGCGCGACGATGGCGTTCGCCGCCACCGGCCGGCCCCCGTTCGGGGACGACAACCTCGCCGCCGTCGCGTACCGGATCCTGCACAGCGAACCCGACCTCGGCGCGCTGCCTCGGCCGCTGCGCGAGGTGGTGCGCCGCTGCCTGGCGAAGGACCCCGCGCGCCGGCCGAGCGCGAACGAGGTGTTGCACTGGCTGCTGGGCCGAGCCGATCCGGCCCCGGAGGAGGCGCTGGAGCAGGGCCGGGCGGTGGCGCGGGGCGTCCAGGAGCCGCCCGACGCCACCGGCCCGCCGACCCGGCCCTCGGTGCCCCGCCGCAGGATCCTCACCGGGGCGGCCGTCACCGCCGCGCTCGCCGTGTCGGCCGCCGTGCTCGGGCAGCGGATCTGGTCCGGGCGCTCCACCGAAGCCCCCGCGCGGCCCGCCGGCGGCGATCCGCCCATGACCCCGCTCGCGCTCGCCGTGGCGATCGACACCGCGCTCGCCGACACCCCGTGCGCGACCTTCGAGTTCCAGGGCGGTTTCGCCGATGACCCCTGGCATGTGGCGGGGCGGGGACGGATGGTCCATGCCGCCGGGGCGCACTACCCCGACACCGCGTACGACATGCA is a window from the Thermopolyspora flexuosa genome containing:
- a CDS encoding TetR/AcrR family transcriptional regulator, with product MKSRKSAARGGGWEWQRTAETRRGMLDAARQVFCERGFAEAGVADVVERAGCSVGSLYHHFGGKAELFLALWEEHQRAGEEAAASGVAEARRTGVSDPVELFIAGARAFLREAWAQRDLTRLFADGDSPPGFELVRRTRGREWVRQNSVLLGAGDTPLDRLTTAVLTGAIVEAGREVAVCATEEEADAVIDAAVTLIRRLTATTG
- a CDS encoding protein kinase domain-containing protein: MIDFGIARIVDMTTTTGTTAGSPPYMAPEHFTGARIGPEADVFAWGATMAFAATGRPPFGDDNLAAVAYRILHSEPDLGALPRPLREVVRRCLAKDPARRPSANEVLHWLLGRADPAPEEALEQGRAVARGVQEPPDATGPPTRPSVPRRRILTGAAVTAALAVSAAVLGQRIWSGRSTEAPARPAGGDPPMTPLALAVAIDTALADTPCATFEFQGGFADDPWHVAGRGRMVHAAGAHYPDTAYDMQVAWPGSRRPERVIVKNRVGYAVQRRKPFVLSPDRKPKRGLVFAAQTVAALSSPQTLIRLITGTRTLQREGGAYTATILLGMLDFDLITYLVGEYVPDDQVAGYLTYTLTLDERDLPTELRLVWGTPAVLAPAPESDFVTRYRDWRAREEITLPG
- a CDS encoding acyl-CoA dehydrogenase family protein, whose translation is MDFSLSPEERQIRDTVRSFIEKEIMPLEPEVLRNEREGRPSLDPEVLRDLQQRAKRSGLWGIDTPEEYGGADLGPLLDAIITMELGRTFVPFSFGGSADNILYACNEEQKKRYLIPVIEGERQSCFALTEPGAGSDARNIRTRAVRDGKDWIINGEKTFITFGSKADFAMVFAQAEDYGVTCFLVDRDMGWTSEPIQTMSEWWNPASLVFQDVRVPEENILGELGKGFDLAMKWIGAGRYRIPAKAVGTAERLLQMAIDYAKVRESMGRPIAEYQAIQWMIADSQVEIEAVKWQTLYAAWRLQEGKDPRHATSIAKLNGAQMANRVVDRVLQIHGGMGYTKELPIERWYRELRVLRIFEGTDEIQRRTIARNLLKGYARLGEIGE
- a CDS encoding MaoC/PaaZ C-terminal domain-containing protein; protein product: MPLNHDLVGVESEPVERSWTSTDALLYAVGVGAGLDDPTAELAFTTENSEGVPQQVLPTFAVLLAQGGRSGRLGDFDPAMLVHAEQAFELHRPLPPAGTVRVTSKVTGIYDKGSGALVVSESLAVDPESGEPMITSRSSVFIRGEGGFGGDRGPRSEWRVPERKPDHVVTYRTRPEQALIYRLSGDRNPLHSDPAFAARAGFPRPILHGLCTYGFTGRALLHTVAGSDPARFAAMSGRFSAPVFPGDALTVSMWVDGEQVWFRTAKDDGTVVIDRGEARIRG